The following proteins are co-located in the Rhodococcus opacus B4 genome:
- a CDS encoding amino acid permease, which produces MSMDKLRTQMLRRKPLTEVEDDTPADERLTKSLGLWQLTAIGVGGIIGAGVFSLAGSVAHSVTGPAVLISFLIAGIASAAAALCYAEFAGMIPKAGSAYTYSYVALGEIVGWFIGWDLLLEYIAVAAVVAIGVSGYFRFLLEQIGISLPDWMMGALGTGDGHVFDVFAALFCLGTAYVLSRGIRSVGRFETIAVAIKVALVVLIIVLGVFHIDSANYTPYFPFGTAAVFTGAATVFFAVFGYDAMSTAAEESKDATKHLPKAILYSLGIAMTLYVLVTLVLTGMQKYTEISPESGFSTAFESVGMPGVANIIAVGAIVGIITVVLTFMLGVTRVWYAMSRDGLLPEWFAKTHPVRKVPTRVTWIVGFGSALLAGFLPINTVAELTNIGILSAFIVVCIAVAVLRRTRPDVPRSFKLPFMPVIPIIGVVFSGWLILSLPWETWLRFGIWLVVGLIVYFFYSRKNSKLENPAPVRNA; this is translated from the coding sequence ATGTCGATGGACAAGTTGCGCACCCAGATGCTGCGCCGCAAACCGCTCACCGAGGTCGAGGACGACACTCCCGCCGACGAGCGTCTGACCAAATCACTCGGCCTCTGGCAGCTCACCGCGATCGGCGTCGGCGGCATCATCGGTGCCGGTGTCTTCTCGCTCGCCGGTTCGGTCGCGCACTCCGTCACCGGTCCGGCCGTCCTGATCTCGTTCCTGATCGCCGGCATCGCGAGCGCCGCGGCCGCACTGTGTTACGCCGAGTTCGCCGGCATGATCCCGAAGGCCGGATCGGCCTACACCTACAGCTACGTGGCGCTCGGCGAGATAGTGGGCTGGTTCATCGGGTGGGACCTGCTGCTCGAATACATCGCGGTGGCGGCCGTCGTCGCGATCGGCGTGTCCGGGTACTTCCGGTTCCTGCTCGAGCAGATCGGCATCAGCCTGCCCGACTGGATGATGGGTGCGCTGGGCACCGGCGACGGGCACGTGTTCGACGTGTTCGCGGCCCTGTTCTGTCTCGGCACCGCCTACGTCCTCTCGCGCGGAATCCGCAGCGTCGGCCGATTCGAAACGATCGCGGTGGCGATCAAGGTTGCACTCGTCGTCCTCATCATCGTGCTCGGCGTCTTCCACATCGACAGCGCGAACTACACGCCCTACTTCCCGTTCGGCACCGCCGCCGTGTTCACCGGCGCGGCCACCGTGTTCTTCGCCGTGTTCGGATACGACGCCATGAGCACGGCCGCCGAGGAATCGAAGGACGCCACCAAGCACCTGCCGAAGGCGATCCTGTACTCGCTCGGCATCGCGATGACGCTGTACGTGCTGGTCACCCTCGTGTTGACCGGGATGCAGAAGTACACCGAGATCAGTCCCGAGAGCGGCTTCTCCACCGCCTTCGAATCGGTGGGCATGCCCGGGGTCGCCAACATCATCGCGGTGGGCGCCATCGTCGGCATCATCACCGTCGTGCTCACGTTCATGCTCGGCGTGACCCGTGTGTGGTACGCGATGAGCCGCGACGGACTACTGCCGGAGTGGTTCGCGAAGACACACCCCGTGCGCAAGGTGCCGACGCGGGTGACGTGGATCGTGGGTTTCGGGTCCGCCCTGCTGGCCGGGTTCCTCCCCATCAACACGGTCGCGGAACTCACCAACATCGGGATCCTGTCGGCGTTCATCGTCGTCTGCATCGCGGTCGCGGTGCTGCGGCGCACCCGCCCCGACGTCCCGCGTTCCTTCAAGCTGCCGTTCATGCCGGTCATCCCGATCATCGGCGTCGTGTTCTCCGGCTGGCTGATCCTCTCGCTGCCGTGGGAGACGTGGCTGCGGTTCGGAATCTGGCTGGTCGTCGGTCTGATCGTGTACTTCTTCTACTCGCGGAAGAACTCCAAACTCGAGAACCCCGCCCCGGTGCGGAATGCCTGA
- a CDS encoding heavy-metal-associated domain-containing protein — MSTSSVTVTGMTCDHCVSSVTEEISALPGVTSVNVDLATGKVVIDSTTDLDPGAVADAVEEAGYSLAG, encoded by the coding sequence GTGAGCACCTCGAGCGTCACCGTGACCGGCATGACCTGCGACCACTGCGTGTCCTCGGTCACCGAGGAGATCAGCGCACTCCCCGGCGTCACGTCCGTGAACGTCGATCTCGCCACCGGCAAGGTCGTCATCGACAGCACCACCGACCTCGATCCGGGTGCCGTCGCGGACGCCGTCGAAGAAGCCGGGTACTCACTCGCCGGCTGA
- a CDS encoding heavy metal translocating P-type ATPase: MTRADLAAPPDSQVELAIGGMTCASCANRIERKLNKLDGVTATVNYATEKARVHYDAGVSPEDLVATVEQAGYTARLPEVKPPTPEDEDPAAELRQRLLVSAVLTVPVIAMAMIPALQSTNWQWLSLTLAAPVVVWGAWPFHKAAWTNLRHGTATMDTLVSMGTLAAFGWSLYALFWGTAGMPGMTHPFELTIARVDGTGNIYLEAAAGVTTFILAGRYFEARAKRRAGAALRALLELGAKEVSVLRDGTEQLIGIDQLDVGDLFVVRPGEKIATDGVVVEGSSAVDASMLTGESVPVEVSPDSEVAGATVNVGGRIVVRASRIGADTQLAQMAWMVEDAQTGKAEVQRLADRISGIFVPIVIALSVATLGFWIGTGGPIAAAFTAAVAVLIIACPCALGLATPTALMVGTGRGAQLGILIKGPEVLESTRRVDTVVVDKTGTVTTGTMSLHDVVAADGQDEEQVLRFAGALEDASEHPIARAITRGAKERLTTLPDVEQFTNVAGLGVQGMIDGHAVVIGRAKLLRDWSLHLTTELQRAVEAAESDGKTAVGIGWDGQARGVLVVADTVKPTSREAVAQFRELGLTPIMLTGDNKSAARAIAGQVGIGEVIAEVLPQDKVDVIKRLQADGKVVAMVGDGVNDAAALAQADLGLAMGTGTDVAIEASDLTLVRGDLRAAADAIRLSRRTLSTIKGNLFWAFAYNVAALPLAAAGLLNPMLAGAAMAFSSVFVVSNSLRLRRFQPLTTPTRGEQS; encoded by the coding sequence ATGACCAGGGCAGACCTCGCGGCACCGCCCGATTCCCAGGTCGAACTGGCCATCGGCGGGATGACGTGCGCGTCGTGCGCCAACCGCATCGAGCGCAAGCTGAACAAACTCGACGGCGTCACCGCGACCGTCAACTACGCGACGGAGAAGGCCCGCGTCCACTACGACGCCGGCGTCTCGCCCGAGGATCTCGTCGCCACGGTGGAGCAGGCCGGATACACGGCCCGGCTGCCCGAGGTGAAGCCCCCGACCCCGGAGGACGAGGATCCGGCGGCGGAGCTGCGGCAACGGCTGCTCGTGTCGGCGGTGCTGACGGTTCCGGTCATCGCGATGGCGATGATCCCGGCGCTGCAGTCCACCAACTGGCAATGGCTGTCGCTGACCCTCGCGGCCCCGGTCGTGGTGTGGGGGGCGTGGCCGTTCCACAAGGCCGCGTGGACGAACCTCCGGCACGGCACGGCGACCATGGACACGCTCGTGTCGATGGGCACGCTGGCCGCGTTCGGCTGGTCGCTGTACGCGCTGTTCTGGGGAACCGCAGGCATGCCGGGAATGACGCACCCCTTCGAGCTCACCATCGCCCGGGTCGACGGGACCGGCAACATCTACCTGGAGGCCGCCGCGGGCGTCACCACGTTCATTCTCGCCGGCCGGTACTTCGAGGCCCGCGCCAAACGCCGGGCCGGAGCCGCATTGCGGGCGCTGCTCGAACTGGGGGCGAAGGAGGTGTCGGTGCTGCGTGACGGCACCGAACAGCTGATCGGCATCGACCAACTCGACGTCGGCGACCTCTTCGTGGTCCGCCCGGGCGAGAAGATCGCCACCGACGGCGTCGTCGTCGAGGGCTCGTCGGCGGTGGACGCGTCGATGCTGACCGGTGAATCCGTGCCCGTCGAGGTGTCGCCCGACTCCGAGGTGGCAGGCGCCACCGTCAACGTCGGCGGCCGAATAGTGGTTCGCGCCAGCCGGATCGGCGCCGACACCCAGCTCGCGCAGATGGCATGGATGGTCGAGGACGCGCAGACCGGCAAGGCCGAGGTGCAGCGCCTGGCCGATCGGATCTCCGGCATCTTCGTCCCGATCGTCATCGCGCTGTCGGTCGCGACCCTCGGCTTCTGGATCGGCACCGGCGGTCCGATTGCCGCCGCGTTCACCGCCGCCGTGGCCGTCCTGATCATCGCGTGCCCGTGCGCGCTCGGACTCGCCACTCCCACCGCCCTCATGGTGGGCACCGGACGCGGCGCACAGCTGGGCATCCTGATCAAGGGTCCCGAGGTTCTCGAATCGACCCGGCGAGTCGACACCGTGGTGGTCGACAAGACCGGCACCGTCACCACCGGCACCATGTCGCTGCACGACGTGGTCGCCGCCGACGGCCAGGACGAGGAGCAGGTTCTCCGGTTCGCCGGGGCACTCGAGGACGCGTCCGAGCACCCCATCGCCCGGGCGATCACCCGCGGCGCGAAGGAACGGCTGACAACCCTCCCCGACGTCGAACAGTTCACCAACGTCGCGGGACTCGGCGTCCAGGGCATGATCGACGGACACGCGGTGGTCATCGGGCGCGCGAAACTGCTCCGCGACTGGTCGCTGCACCTCACCACGGAACTCCAGCGTGCCGTCGAGGCGGCGGAGTCGGACGGCAAGACCGCGGTCGGGATCGGCTGGGACGGACAGGCGCGCGGCGTGCTCGTCGTCGCCGACACTGTCAAGCCGACGTCCCGGGAGGCGGTGGCGCAGTTCCGCGAACTCGGCCTCACCCCGATCATGCTCACCGGCGACAACAAGTCCGCGGCCCGGGCCATCGCCGGCCAGGTCGGCATCGGCGAGGTGATCGCGGAGGTGCTGCCGCAGGACAAGGTGGACGTGATCAAGCGCCTGCAGGCCGACGGCAAGGTGGTCGCGATGGTCGGCGACGGGGTCAACGACGCCGCCGCGCTCGCGCAGGCCGACCTCGGTCTCGCGATGGGCACCGGCACGGACGTGGCCATCGAGGCCAGCGACCTCACCCTGGTCCGCGGCGACCTCCGCGCCGCCGCCGACGCGATCCGGTTGTCGCGCAGAACGTTGAGCACGATCAAGGGAAACCTGTTCTGGGCGTTCGCCTACAACGTCGCGGCGCTGCCACTGGCGGCGGCGGGTCTGCTCAACCCCATGCTGGCCGGTGCCGCCATGGCATTCTCTTCGGTGTTCGTCGTGAGCAACAGCCTGCGACTGCGCCGCTTCCAGCCCCTGACCACTCCCACCCGAGGGGAACAATCATGA
- a CDS encoding metal-sensitive transcriptional regulator — MTEQPGTDHDHTVGHGYISAKDDYLKRLRRIEGQARGLQRMVEDEKYCIDILTQVSAMTKALQAVALGLLEDHISHCVVDAAVAGGSEADAKIKEATDAIARLVRS, encoded by the coding sequence ATGACCGAGCAACCCGGCACCGACCACGACCACACCGTGGGCCACGGTTACATCAGCGCCAAGGACGATTACCTCAAGCGCCTGCGCCGCATCGAGGGCCAGGCGCGGGGCCTGCAGCGGATGGTCGAGGACGAGAAGTACTGCATCGACATCCTCACCCAGGTCTCCGCGATGACCAAGGCTCTGCAGGCCGTGGCGCTGGGCCTGCTCGAAGACCACATCAGCCACTGCGTCGTCGACGCCGCCGTCGCGGGCGGCTCCGAGGCCGACGCGAAGATCAAGGAAGCCACCGACGCCATCGCACGACTGGTGCGTTCCTGA
- a CDS encoding heavy metal translocating P-type ATPase, with amino-acid sequence MSHSPETREVPAAPKTHDKHAGHGAHGEVFRQKFWISLALSVPVVVFSHMFAELLGYSVPDFPGASWIPPLVGTAIFFYGGAPFLTGAWRELKSRQPGMMLLIGMAITVAFLASWVTTLQIGGFNLDFWWELALLIVIMLLGHWLEMRALGSASGALDALAALLPDTADRITDDGVTEVPVSELATGDLVLVRAGGRIPADGTVADGRAEVDESMITGESNPVPRSVGDPVVAGTVATDSALRITVGAVGEDTALAGIQRLVADAQSSSSRAQALADRAAAFLFYFASVAGLLTFVVWSLLGNVDEAVVRTVTVLVIACPHALGLAIPLVIAISTERAARAGVLVKDRLALERMRGVDVVLFDKTGTLTQGRHAVTGVVATAGVAETGLLALAAAVEADSEHPVARAIVAEAAAKVPAESRRAASEFRSLPGRGVRAVVDGEEVSVGGPAMLGELHVKIPDDVAAQAKRWVDRGAAVLHVVRGGTALGAVALEDAVREESRQAIDALHARGVKVAMITGDARQVADAVAADLGIDEAFADVLPENKDAEVAALQQRGHRVAMVGDGVNDAPALARADVGVAIGAGTDVAIESAGVVLAADDPRAVLSIIDLSQASYRKMWQNLVWATGYNIIAVPLAAGVVAFAGVAISPAVAAILMSISTIVVALNAQLLRRLNLDPERLARR; translated from the coding sequence ATGTCGCACAGCCCGGAGACACGAGAGGTACCCGCCGCACCGAAAACCCACGACAAACACGCCGGCCACGGCGCGCACGGCGAGGTGTTCCGGCAGAAGTTCTGGATCAGTCTCGCACTGTCGGTGCCGGTGGTGGTGTTCAGCCACATGTTCGCCGAACTCCTCGGCTACTCGGTCCCGGACTTTCCCGGCGCGTCCTGGATTCCGCCGCTCGTCGGCACCGCGATCTTCTTCTACGGCGGCGCACCGTTTCTCACCGGCGCGTGGCGCGAGCTGAAGTCGCGGCAGCCGGGCATGATGCTGCTGATCGGGATGGCGATCACGGTCGCGTTCCTCGCCTCGTGGGTGACGACCCTGCAGATCGGCGGGTTCAACCTCGACTTCTGGTGGGAACTGGCGCTTCTCATCGTGATCATGCTGCTCGGTCACTGGCTGGAGATGCGGGCGCTGGGGTCGGCGTCCGGCGCCCTCGACGCGCTCGCCGCGCTGCTCCCGGACACCGCGGACCGGATCACCGACGACGGCGTCACCGAGGTGCCCGTCTCCGAACTCGCCACGGGCGACCTGGTGCTGGTGCGGGCCGGTGGCCGCATCCCCGCGGACGGCACCGTCGCGGACGGCCGCGCGGAGGTCGACGAGTCGATGATCACCGGCGAATCCAATCCCGTCCCACGGTCGGTCGGTGACCCAGTGGTCGCGGGCACCGTCGCCACCGACAGCGCGCTGCGGATCACCGTCGGCGCCGTGGGGGAGGACACCGCCCTCGCGGGCATCCAGCGGTTGGTCGCCGACGCGCAATCGTCCTCGTCCCGCGCGCAGGCCCTCGCCGACCGCGCCGCGGCGTTCCTGTTCTACTTCGCCTCCGTCGCAGGGCTTCTTACGTTCGTGGTGTGGTCGCTGCTCGGCAACGTGGACGAGGCCGTCGTCCGGACCGTGACCGTTCTGGTGATCGCCTGCCCGCACGCCCTCGGCCTGGCGATACCCCTCGTGATCGCCATTTCCACCGAACGCGCCGCGAGGGCCGGTGTGCTGGTGAAGGACCGGCTGGCGCTGGAGCGAATGCGCGGCGTCGACGTCGTGCTGTTCGACAAGACCGGCACCCTCACGCAGGGCAGGCACGCGGTGACGGGCGTCGTCGCGACCGCTGGTGTCGCCGAGACCGGCCTGCTCGCGCTCGCCGCCGCGGTCGAGGCCGACAGCGAGCACCCGGTCGCCCGCGCGATCGTCGCCGAGGCCGCCGCGAAGGTGCCCGCCGAGTCCCGCCGCGCCGCGTCCGAGTTCCGGTCGCTGCCGGGTCGTGGCGTCCGGGCCGTGGTCGACGGTGAGGAAGTGTCCGTCGGCGGACCGGCGATGCTCGGCGAACTGCACGTGAAGATTCCCGACGACGTTGCAGCGCAGGCGAAAAGGTGGGTCGACCGCGGCGCCGCCGTCCTCCACGTCGTCCGCGGCGGGACGGCGCTCGGCGCGGTGGCGCTCGAGGACGCCGTCCGCGAGGAGTCCCGGCAGGCGATCGACGCCCTGCACGCACGGGGCGTGAAGGTCGCGATGATCACCGGCGACGCCCGGCAGGTCGCCGACGCCGTCGCCGCCGACCTCGGAATCGACGAGGCGTTCGCCGACGTGCTGCCGGAGAACAAGGACGCGGAAGTGGCTGCGCTGCAACAGCGTGGTCATCGGGTGGCGATGGTCGGCGACGGCGTCAACGACGCACCGGCCCTCGCCCGCGCCGACGTGGGTGTCGCCATCGGGGCCGGCACCGACGTCGCCATCGAATCGGCGGGTGTTGTCCTCGCCGCCGACGATCCCCGCGCCGTGTTGTCGATCATCGACCTGTCGCAGGCGAGCTACCGCAAGATGTGGCAGAACCTGGTGTGGGCCACCGGATACAACATCATCGCCGTCCCCTTGGCGGCCGGTGTCGTCGCGTTCGCCGGGGTCGCGATCTCCCCGGCGGTCGCGGCGATCCTGATGTCGATCTCCACCATCGTGGTCGCACTCAACGCCCAGCTGTTGCGAAGACTAAATCTGGATCCGGAACGCTTGGCGCGGAGGTGA
- a CDS encoding FAD-dependent monooxygenase — protein sequence MGRRHTRGGTVTVVGNGPVGQTTALLLARWGIPVTLLDARPERDPIGSKAICQQRDVLEVWDAIGVGRQLADEGVTWGCARTFHRDHELFAQTFVDRGISSFPPFVNISQARTEELLDERIAATPSIDVRWGHEATSVDQDDTGVTITCRTDAGDRVIDSDYAVVAVGSRGSAIRQQLGVTFDGRSFDDKFLICDIAADIPGWADERRFYFDPEWNPGRQVLIHPCPDSTFRIDWQVPGDYDLEAEERSGALDERIRKIIGDTDYRIVWKSVYRFHSRVANRMRVDRVLLAGDAAHIVSPFGARGLNSGVADAENAAWKLAFVLRGWADESLLETYHTERHAAAAENIAVTTATMDFLVPQSDEQHRHRRDVLTAAVTDPQARALVDSGRLAEPFWYVESPLTTDDPGRPFTGRPARGSTPAAAPGILLPDAPVTLHGGGTRLRAIARHGILLLVADGVDVDAIRGAALGAVHTPIRLVRLSEIDITGVLTAALGAKPGEVWVVRPDAYIAAVVDTVDGLVPALRRITEPAIGAITSAPSVPDPDLVFATAGR from the coding sequence ATGGGAAGACGACACACCCGAGGCGGCACCGTCACCGTCGTGGGCAACGGCCCTGTGGGGCAGACGACGGCGTTGCTGCTGGCACGCTGGGGCATACCGGTCACGCTGCTCGACGCCCGGCCCGAACGCGACCCGATCGGATCGAAGGCCATCTGCCAGCAGCGGGACGTCCTCGAGGTGTGGGACGCGATCGGCGTCGGCCGTCAGCTGGCCGACGAGGGGGTGACGTGGGGGTGCGCCCGCACGTTCCACCGCGACCACGAACTGTTCGCGCAGACGTTCGTCGACCGCGGCATCTCGTCGTTCCCGCCTTTCGTCAACATCTCGCAGGCCCGCACGGAGGAACTGCTCGACGAGCGGATCGCGGCCACGCCGTCGATCGACGTCCGGTGGGGACACGAGGCTACGTCCGTCGACCAGGACGACACCGGCGTGACCATCACCTGCCGCACGGACGCCGGTGACCGCGTGATCGACTCCGACTACGCCGTGGTCGCGGTGGGTTCCCGGGGCAGCGCGATCCGGCAGCAGCTGGGGGTCACGTTCGACGGCCGCTCGTTCGACGACAAGTTCCTCATCTGCGACATCGCCGCCGACATCCCCGGCTGGGCCGACGAGCGCCGCTTCTACTTCGACCCGGAGTGGAACCCGGGCCGGCAGGTGCTCATCCACCCGTGCCCCGACTCCACGTTCCGCATCGACTGGCAGGTGCCCGGCGACTACGACCTCGAGGCCGAGGAACGGTCGGGGGCGCTGGACGAGCGGATCCGGAAGATCATCGGCGACACCGACTATCGCATCGTGTGGAAATCGGTGTACCGCTTCCATTCCCGGGTCGCGAACCGGATGCGCGTCGACCGGGTGCTGCTGGCCGGCGACGCCGCGCACATCGTGTCGCCGTTCGGTGCCCGCGGCCTGAATTCCGGTGTCGCCGACGCCGAGAACGCCGCGTGGAAGCTCGCGTTCGTCCTGCGGGGCTGGGCGGACGAGTCGCTGCTCGAGACGTACCACACCGAGCGGCACGCGGCGGCGGCCGAGAACATCGCCGTCACGACCGCGACGATGGACTTCCTCGTCCCGCAGTCGGACGAGCAGCACCGGCACCGCCGCGACGTGCTCACCGCGGCGGTCACCGACCCGCAGGCCCGCGCCCTCGTCGACAGCGGCCGCCTCGCCGAGCCGTTCTGGTACGTCGAATCACCCTTGACCACAGACGATCCGGGACGGCCGTTCACCGGTCGCCCCGCGCGTGGAAGCACTCCGGCCGCCGCACCGGGCATTCTCTTGCCCGATGCCCCGGTGACGCTGCACGGTGGTGGGACTCGCCTGCGGGCGATCGCCCGGCACGGAATTCTGCTCCTCGTCGCCGACGGTGTGGACGTCGACGCCATCCGCGGGGCGGCCCTCGGCGCGGTGCACACGCCGATCCGCCTGGTCCGGCTGTCTGAGATCGACATCACCGGTGTCCTGACCGCCGCGCTGGGCGCAAAACCCGGCGAGGTGTGGGTCGTCCGCCCCGACGCCTATATCGCGGCGGTCGTCGACACGGTCGACGGTCTGGTGCCCGCGCTGCGGCGGATCACCGAACCCGCCATCGGTGCGATCACCTCCGCGCCAAGCGTTCCGGATCCAGATTTAGTCTTCGCAACAGCTGGGCGTTGA
- a CDS encoding MBL fold metallo-hydrolase, producing MSPTSFASSADLGEKEQTLEVLADGVYALTAEGDPNIGAIEGEDFVVCFEALATPVAAQDWLRKLREHTDKPVRYLVLSHYHAVRVLGASAFDAETIVAHETTRALIEERGKEDWASEFGRMPRLAKGADSVPGLTWPTVTFADKLTIDLGGGRGDLVLQHFGRGHTEGDVVAWLPKQKILFAGDLVEAQAALYTGDAFHRDWSTGTLDAIKALGAEVLIGGRGAVSHGREAVDAAIEQTRHFIEVMLAEVGAVQQRGGTLKEAFEATHAALNEQYGHWPIFEHCLPFDVSRVWDELSGIERPVIWTAERDREVWDQLQG from the coding sequence ATGAGCCCGACAAGCTTCGCGTCCTCGGCCGACCTCGGCGAGAAGGAACAGACCCTGGAAGTCCTCGCCGACGGCGTGTACGCGCTGACCGCCGAGGGGGATCCCAACATCGGCGCCATCGAGGGCGAGGACTTCGTCGTCTGCTTCGAGGCGCTCGCCACCCCCGTGGCCGCGCAGGACTGGCTGCGCAAGCTGCGCGAGCACACCGACAAGCCGGTCCGCTACCTGGTGCTCTCGCACTACCACGCCGTTCGTGTGCTGGGTGCGTCCGCGTTCGACGCCGAGACCATCGTGGCGCACGAGACCACCCGCGCCCTCATCGAGGAGCGTGGAAAGGAAGACTGGGCAAGCGAATTCGGTCGCATGCCGCGCCTGGCGAAGGGTGCCGACTCGGTGCCCGGGCTGACCTGGCCGACGGTGACGTTCGCCGACAAGCTGACCATCGACCTCGGCGGCGGACGCGGCGACCTGGTGCTCCAGCACTTCGGCCGCGGGCACACCGAGGGCGACGTCGTGGCGTGGCTGCCGAAGCAGAAGATCCTCTTCGCCGGCGACCTCGTCGAGGCGCAGGCCGCGCTGTACACCGGCGACGCCTTCCACCGCGACTGGTCGACCGGCACCCTCGACGCGATCAAGGCCCTCGGCGCCGAGGTGCTGATCGGCGGACGCGGCGCCGTCTCCCACGGCCGGGAGGCCGTCGACGCCGCGATCGAGCAGACCCGCCACTTCATCGAGGTCATGCTCGCCGAGGTCGGGGCGGTGCAGCAGCGCGGCGGCACCCTGAAGGAGGCGTTCGAGGCCACCCACGCCGCCCTGAACGAGCAGTACGGGCACTGGCCGATCTTCGAACACTGCCTTCCCTTCGACGTCTCCCGCGTGTGGGACGAACTGTCGGGCATCGAGCGGCCCGTCATCTGGACCGCCGAACGCGACCGCGAGGTCTGGGACCAGTTGCAGGGCTGA
- a CDS encoding YeiH family protein has product MSSQLSESKSEEQRVENAGTLPRLQTATATVLPGLALCAAATALAMGIGRFVPTVSPLLIAIVLGAVLSNVAKLPERLRPGLQFSAKKLLRVGIALLGLQLMLSDILGLGWGVIVVVVSIVCLGIVGTMFAGKLLGLSWTQRLLIACGFSICGAAAVAAVDGVVDADEEEVITAVALVVIFGTLMIPAIPLLSRALGLSDTDAGLWAGGSIHEVAQVVAAGGAIGGAALGVAAVVKLARVLMLAPVMAVLSVRQRSLAGNDADVKRPPLVPLFVLAFLACVGLRSSGLLPAGLLADAKILQTALLTAAMFALGAGVHVSTIKKVGARPFVLATISTLWVASIALVGVLLAG; this is encoded by the coding sequence ATGAGCAGTCAACTGAGCGAATCGAAGTCCGAGGAACAGCGTGTCGAGAACGCGGGAACGCTGCCGCGACTGCAGACCGCCACGGCCACTGTCCTTCCGGGCCTGGCGTTGTGCGCCGCCGCCACCGCCCTGGCGATGGGTATCGGCCGGTTCGTGCCGACGGTCAGCCCGCTGCTGATCGCGATCGTGCTCGGCGCCGTTCTGTCGAACGTCGCGAAGTTGCCCGAGCGGCTCCGCCCGGGACTGCAGTTCTCCGCCAAGAAACTGCTCCGGGTCGGCATCGCCCTCCTCGGGCTGCAGTTGATGCTGAGCGACATCCTCGGACTCGGCTGGGGCGTCATCGTCGTGGTCGTCTCGATCGTCTGTCTGGGCATCGTGGGCACGATGTTCGCAGGCAAACTGCTCGGCCTCAGCTGGACGCAACGACTGCTCATCGCCTGCGGATTCTCGATCTGCGGTGCGGCCGCGGTCGCGGCCGTGGACGGGGTCGTGGACGCCGACGAGGAAGAGGTGATCACCGCGGTCGCGCTCGTCGTCATCTTCGGCACCCTCATGATCCCGGCGATCCCCCTGCTGTCGCGGGCGCTCGGACTCTCCGACACCGACGCCGGCCTGTGGGCGGGCGGGTCGATCCACGAGGTCGCGCAGGTCGTTGCGGCCGGTGGGGCGATCGGCGGTGCCGCCCTCGGCGTCGCCGCGGTGGTCAAACTCGCCCGCGTCCTCATGCTCGCGCCGGTCATGGCCGTGCTCAGCGTGCGGCAGCGCTCCCTCGCCGGCAACGACGCCGACGTGAAGCGGCCGCCGCTCGTCCCGCTGTTCGTTCTCGCATTCCTCGCCTGCGTCGGCCTCCGGTCGTCCGGTCTGCTGCCCGCGGGCCTGCTCGCCGACGCCAAGATCCTGCAGACCGCGCTCCTCACCGCCGCGATGTTCGCCCTCGGCGCCGGCGTTCACGTCTCCACGATCAAGAAGGTCGGCGCCCGCCCCTTCGTCCTCGCCACCATCTCCACCCTCTGGGTGGCCTCGATCGCGCTGGTCGGCGTGCTGCTCGCGGGGTGA